A stretch of the Lactuca sativa cultivar Salinas chromosome 9, Lsat_Salinas_v11, whole genome shotgun sequence genome encodes the following:
- the LOC111919529 gene encoding tryptophan aminotransferase-related protein 3: protein MGKTKKYCYGICLFSSVVINILFSINLYLGGGALQRGEKKHEIVYRPSLTWSEKAAADAEAVAAISCSGHGRAYLDSLISDGQTVCECYTCYGGIDCSEFSPGCSADADSGDPIFLEPFWMQNAEKSAIVVSGWHRMSYSYADYTSMSSMSLEVEKYIRKIHSLVGNAITEDRYLVFGIGSSQLLSAAVYALSSQNSSSPSNVVATIPYYPMYEAQTLFFNSEDFQFKGDTTSWKLNNATNNMDVIEFVTSPNNPDGELKTSVLGGKTIYDHAYFWPHFTPIPAPSDHDFMIFTLSKLTGHAGARFGWAVIKDKDAYEKVSRYITVADLGISKDTQLRVLKLLKVAVEGDGKQLFKFAYDKMRQRWDRLTSVFSKSTRFSIQKRDPLHCNFFNETRLPSPAYAWVKCEREEEDDCRAVLEAGKIIGRTGSTYNVKDRYVRLSLIKSQDDFDLLMLRLTELVSLENGNFESI from the exons ATGGGGAAAACGAAGAAATATTGTTATGGAATTTGTTTATTTAGTTCGGtagtgattaatatattattcagcATAAATCTGTACCTAGGTGGAGGAGCTCTACAGCGGGGAGAGAAGAAGCATGAGATTGTTTATCGACCTTCATTGACTTGGAGTGAAAAAGCAGCTGCGGATGCGGAAGCGGTTGCAGCAATCTCATGCTCCGGCCATGGCAGAGCTTACCTTGATAGTTTGATTTCTGATGGTCAAACTGTTTGTGAGTGCTATACTTGCTATGGCGGTATTGATTGCTCTGAATTCTCTCCCGGTTGTTCTGCCGACGCTGATAG TGGTGATCCTATATTTTTGGAGCCATTTTGGATGCAAAATGCAGAGAAGAGTGCGATTGTTGTATCAGGATGGCATCGAATGAGTTACAGTTATGCTGACTACACTTCCATGTCCTCGATGTCACTGGAGGTGGAAAAATACATCCGTAAAATACATTCCCTTGTGGGGAATGCAATCACTGAAGATCGATACTTGGTTTTTGGTATCGGATCATCTCAACTCCTTAGTGCAGCTGTTTATGCTCTTTCCTCCCAAAACTCTTCTTCACCTTCAAATGTCGTGGCTACAATTCCATATTATCCG ATGTATGAGGCTCAAACATTGTTCTTTAATTCGGAGGATTTTCAATTTAAAGGAGATACGACCTCATGGAAATTGAATAATGCGACAAACAACATGGATGTGATTGAATTTGTAACCTCACCAAACAATCCAGATGGGGAGTTAAAGACATCGGTTCTTGGAGGGAAGACTATATACGATCATGCTTATTTTTGGCCACATTTTACACCCATTCCAGCCCCTTCAGATCACGATTTCATGATCTTTACACTTTCAAAACTCACAGGTCATGCTGGTGCGCGTTTTGG ATGGGCGGTGATAAAAGATAAGGATGCATATGAGAAAGTTTCGAGATATATCACAGTGGCTGATTTGGGGATTTCAAAGGACACCCAATTAAGAGTTTTGAAGCTTCTAAAAGTAGCCGTTGAAGGCGATGGTAAACAGCTTTTCAAATTTGCTTATGATAAAATGAGACAACGTTGGGATAGGTTGACTTCTGTCTTCTCCAAGTCAACAAGATTTTCAATCCAAAAGAGAGATCCATTGCATTGCAATTTTTTTAACGAAACTAGACTACCATCACCGG CTTATGCATGGGTAAAATGTGAGCGAGAAGAAGAGGACGATTGTCGTGCGGTATTAGAAGCAGGAAAAATTATAGGTCGCACTGGAAGTACGTATAATGTCAAAGATCGTTATGTCAGACTAAGTCTTATCAAGAGTCAAGATGACTTTGACTTGCTTATGCTTCGACTCACTGAGTTAGTGTCTCTTGAAAATGGTAACTTCGAGTCAATTTGA